In Zunongwangia profunda SM-A87, the following proteins share a genomic window:
- the idi gene encoding isopentenyl-diphosphate Delta-isomerase: MGTDQVILVNEKDEQIGLMEKIEAHEKALLHRAFSVFVFNKKGELMLQQRALTKYHTPGQWTNTCCSHQREGESNIEAGKRRLMEEMGFTTDLKDTISFIYKAPFENGLTEHEYDHILVGQYDEDPHPNPEEVNAWKWVSLEDVKEDMKVNPGVYTEWFKIIFDKYYNHIS, encoded by the coding sequence ATGGGAACAGATCAGGTAATATTAGTGAACGAAAAAGACGAGCAAATCGGCTTAATGGAAAAAATTGAAGCGCATGAAAAAGCATTACTACATCGTGCATTTTCGGTTTTTGTGTTTAATAAAAAAGGTGAGCTTATGTTGCAGCAGCGGGCGCTTACTAAATATCATACACCAGGACAGTGGACCAATACCTGCTGCAGCCATCAAAGGGAAGGAGAATCGAACATAGAAGCTGGTAAACGTCGATTAATGGAAGAGATGGGGTTTACTACAGATTTAAAAGATACCATTTCTTTTATCTATAAAGCACCGTTTGAGAATGGGTTGACAGAGCATGAATACGATCATATTCTTGTAGGGCAATATGATGAAGATCCCCATCCTAATCCAGAGGAAGTGAATGCCTGGAAGTGGGTAAGCTTAGAAGACGTTAAAGAAGATATGAAAGTAAATCCCGGGGTGTATACCGAGTGGTTTAAAATCATTTTTGATAAATATTATAATCATATTTCGTAA
- a CDS encoding 6-pyruvoyl trahydropterin synthase family protein, whose amino-acid sequence MRLTVHRKAHFNAAHRLFKKEWTDEKNFEVFGKCSNPNYHGHNYELTVSVTGEVDPETGFVMDLKRLKDLIYTEVETPFDHKNLNVEVEEFKTLNPTAENIAVVIWNKLREKLRENLDLQVTLYETPRNFVSYKGE is encoded by the coding sequence ATGAGGCTAACCGTACATAGAAAAGCTCATTTCAATGCTGCCCATCGACTTTTTAAAAAGGAGTGGACCGACGAAAAGAATTTTGAAGTCTTTGGGAAATGCAGCAATCCTAATTATCATGGTCATAATTACGAACTTACCGTGTCGGTTACCGGAGAAGTAGATCCAGAAACAGGTTTTGTAATGGATCTTAAGCGTTTAAAAGATTTAATCTATACCGAAGTAGAAACGCCTTTTGATCATAAGAACCTGAATGTTGAGGTTGAAGAATTTAAAACTTTAAATCCTACGGCTGAAAATATCGCGGTGGTGATTTGGAACAAGTTACGAGAGAAATTACGGGAGAATTTGGATTTACAGGTTACATTATATGAAACCCCTAGAAATTTTGTAAGCTACAAAGGAGAATAA
- a CDS encoding Ppx/GppA phosphatase family protein: protein MTTSPSQPTKRIAAIDLGTNSFHAVLVDIYPDGSFRTVNKLKEMVSLAEKGMEDRLSRQAMDRGLEALKRIKFLCDSHNVEQILAYATSAIREAKNGGDFIKEAGDEIGIRIRAISGEMEAEMIGLAIKHSVVIEDEMVLMIDIGGGSVEFIIGNREDFVYYNSLKLGVARMAAAFVDSDPIEVDTIKKLKNHYSNSLTEVIELAKQHGVKTIIGSSGTMENIAEMIAGRNDITAARTLNELTFKKDSFIDFYHEFIKLDKKGRLKEKNLEEKRVDIINPGMVLLKFLVEDCPIENIKISEGALREGMIINYINNKKEELHLDLVANFENPRQRSVYELLRKCNWAKNHSKHVAGFAMQIFDVFKKEMDLKEQDRELLEYASLMHDIGYYISYRKHHKHALYLIKYSDLLGFNEDEINIMANVARYHRKSTPHKRHKPYKKLSKKLRRRVKKLSAILRLADGLDRSHYQNVKKLEINNTSDKINLLISTHSDPELEIWGALRKTDLLEKMTGKQVEIFQIETKEEVI, encoded by the coding sequence ATGACTACATCGCCATCCCAACCTACTAAAAGAATAGCTGCAATAGATCTTGGGACAAATTCTTTTCATGCAGTACTCGTAGATATTTACCCTGATGGTAGTTTTCGTACGGTCAATAAACTGAAAGAAATGGTAAGTCTTGCTGAAAAAGGTATGGAAGATCGATTGAGTAGGCAGGCGATGGATCGTGGACTTGAGGCTTTAAAAAGGATCAAATTTTTATGTGATAGCCATAATGTAGAGCAAATTCTGGCTTATGCCACAAGTGCGATTAGAGAGGCCAAAAACGGTGGCGATTTTATTAAGGAAGCAGGAGACGAAATAGGAATAAGGATCAGGGCGATATCTGGTGAAATGGAAGCTGAAATGATTGGGCTGGCTATAAAGCATAGTGTGGTTATTGAGGATGAGATGGTGCTGATGATTGATATTGGTGGTGGTAGTGTTGAATTTATTATTGGTAATCGCGAGGACTTTGTCTACTATAACAGTTTAAAACTAGGCGTAGCTAGAATGGCAGCTGCCTTTGTAGATTCAGATCCTATAGAAGTAGATACCATTAAGAAATTGAAAAACCATTATAGTAATAGCTTAACTGAAGTCATCGAGCTGGCTAAGCAACATGGTGTAAAAACGATTATCGGCTCTTCTGGAACTATGGAGAATATTGCCGAGATGATAGCGGGGAGAAATGATATAACGGCAGCAAGAACGCTTAATGAACTCACTTTTAAAAAAGATTCTTTTATTGATTTTTATCATGAATTTATTAAACTTGACAAAAAAGGAAGACTAAAAGAAAAAAATCTGGAAGAAAAGCGTGTGGATATCATCAATCCCGGAATGGTACTATTAAAATTCCTTGTTGAGGACTGCCCCATTGAAAATATTAAAATATCTGAAGGCGCCCTTAGGGAAGGGATGATTATCAATTATATTAATAACAAAAAAGAGGAACTTCATCTTGATCTTGTCGCAAATTTTGAAAATCCACGCCAGAGAAGTGTTTATGAATTATTACGCAAATGCAATTGGGCTAAAAATCACTCTAAGCACGTGGCAGGGTTCGCTATGCAGATATTTGATGTATTCAAAAAAGAAATGGACCTTAAGGAACAGGATAGAGAACTGCTGGAATACGCAAGTTTAATGCATGATATTGGTTATTATATTTCCTATAGAAAACACCATAAACATGCGTTATATCTTATTAAATATTCAGATTTGTTGGGATTCAATGAGGATGAGATAAATATCATGGCTAACGTGGCACGATATCATCGAAAATCGACGCCACATAAACGTCATAAACCTTATAAGAAACTAAGTAAAAAATTACGCCGTCGAGTTAAGAAACTTTCCGCAATACTTAGACTTGCTGACGGATTGGATAGAAGTCATTATCAGAATGTAAAAAAACTGGAAATCAATAATACCAGTGACAAAATAAATTTACTTATAAGTACCCATAGTGATCCCGAATTAGAAATATGGGGTGCACTCCGTAAAACCGATTTACTAGAAAAAATGACTGGAAAACAGGTAGAAATTTTTCAAATTGAAACGAAAGAGGAAGTAATTTAG
- a CDS encoding alanine/glycine:cation symporter family protein, with translation MESIDKFVADFASAVWGLPLVILLIGGGIFLLIYSKFLPFRYLGHSIDLLKGKYDDPNDPGEISHFQALATALSSTVGMGNIAGVAVAIAVGGPGAVFWLWISAIVGMGTKFFTNSLAVMYRGKDTEGKIQGGVMYFITEGLGRNWKFLAIFFSVAGLIGALPIFNVNQLTKAINSILLEPNGIATGDVSNFSIGVVLTIITSIVILGGLYRISRTVSKLVPAMVVLYFLSVVAILAINFEQLPKYLSLIFTDAFAANNYKGDPLFGGLLGGLILLGIRRGAFSNEAGIGTATMAHGASKTSQPIREGLVAMLGPAIDTLIVCTLTALTILVTGVWQTSEASGVALTAKAFGDSIPVFGPYLLLICIAAFSISSLFSYSYYGTKCLSFLIGAKHKHWYNYFYIISIMLGATTEQSIILNLIDGFFALMAIPTMISTLILAPRVLKQAKIYFKQYQ, from the coding sequence ATGGAAAGTATCGACAAGTTTGTCGCTGATTTTGCCTCTGCGGTTTGGGGATTACCTTTAGTAATCCTGTTAATTGGAGGGGGTATATTTTTATTGATCTATTCTAAATTTTTACCTTTTCGCTATTTGGGTCATTCTATAGACCTTTTAAAAGGAAAATACGACGATCCCAACGATCCTGGTGAGATTAGCCATTTTCAGGCGTTAGCCACGGCTTTAAGCAGTACGGTAGGCATGGGTAATATTGCCGGTGTTGCTGTTGCGATTGCCGTTGGCGGTCCGGGTGCAGTTTTTTGGCTATGGATAAGTGCTATCGTAGGAATGGGCACTAAATTTTTCACCAATTCCCTGGCGGTAATGTATCGCGGTAAAGATACTGAAGGTAAAATTCAGGGAGGCGTGATGTATTTTATAACGGAAGGCTTAGGCCGAAATTGGAAATTTCTAGCTATATTTTTTAGTGTGGCAGGATTAATTGGCGCACTACCTATTTTTAACGTAAATCAACTTACCAAAGCAATCAATTCAATTTTACTGGAACCTAATGGCATTGCAACAGGAGATGTCTCTAATTTTTCTATTGGTGTAGTGTTAACCATCATTACTTCAATCGTAATTTTAGGTGGTTTATACCGTATTAGTCGTACGGTTTCAAAATTGGTACCCGCAATGGTCGTACTTTATTTTTTATCAGTAGTGGCGATTTTGGCCATCAATTTTGAACAACTTCCAAAATATCTTTCTTTAATTTTCACTGATGCCTTTGCCGCAAATAACTATAAAGGTGATCCGCTTTTTGGCGGACTTTTAGGAGGGTTGATTCTACTGGGAATTCGTAGAGGTGCATTTTCTAACGAAGCCGGTATTGGGACTGCTACAATGGCCCACGGTGCCAGCAAGACTTCACAACCAATCCGTGAGGGATTGGTAGCGATGCTTGGACCCGCTATAGATACACTCATTGTTTGTACGCTAACCGCGCTTACCATTTTGGTAACTGGTGTTTGGCAAACCAGTGAAGCCAGCGGTGTAGCTTTAACGGCTAAAGCTTTTGGAGATTCGATCCCGGTTTTTGGACCTTATTTGTTACTTATTTGTATTGCTGCTTTTAGTATTTCATCGTTGTTTTCTTATTCTTATTATGGCACCAAATGTCTTTCATTTTTAATTGGGGCAAAACACAAACACTGGTATAACTATTTTTATATTATCAGTATTATGCTTGGCGCCACTACAGAACAAAGTATTATTCTGAATCTAATTGATGGTTTCTTTGCCCTTATGGCCATACCTACTATGATCTCTACCTTAATATTGGCACCAAGGGTCTTGAAACAAGCCAAAATATATTTTAAACAATATCAGTAA
- a CDS encoding peptide chain release factor 3 produces MKTFQKELRRRRTFGIISHPDAGKTTLTEKLLLFGGAIQEAGAVKSNKIKKGATSDFMEIERQRGISVATSVLAFEYKDIKINILDTPGHKDFAEDTFRTLTAVDSVIVVIDVAKGVEEQTEKLVEVCRMRNIPMIVFINKLDREGKDAFELLDEIEQKLNLTVTPLSYPIGMGYDFKGIYNIWEKNVNLFTGDPRKDIEDTIEISDLSSSELDDLIGNTAANTLRDELELAQGVYPEFDNKAYLEGRLQPVFFGSALNNFGVRELLDCFIEIAPPPRPKESDIRVVEPAEDKFTGFVFKIHANMDPKHRDRLAFIKIVSGKFERNKNYLHVRHNKNLKFSSPNAFFAEKKEIVDTSYAGDIVGLHDTGNFKIGDTLTEGETLNYRGIPSFSPEHFRYINNADPMKSKQLEKGIDQLMDEGVAQLFVLEFNGRKVIGTVGALQFEVIQYRLEHEYGAKCTYENLNVFKATWVEAEDEKSEEFKDFKRVKAKFLAKDKQDQLVFLADSQFSLQMTQQKYPSIKFHFTSEF; encoded by the coding sequence ATGAAAACTTTTCAGAAAGAATTACGACGTAGAAGAACATTTGGTATTATCTCTCACCCCGATGCGGGTAAAACCACATTGACTGAAAAACTCCTTCTATTTGGAGGTGCAATTCAGGAAGCAGGTGCGGTAAAATCTAACAAGATCAAGAAAGGAGCCACCAGTGACTTCATGGAAATCGAGCGTCAGCGTGGGATCTCGGTAGCTACTTCGGTTTTGGCATTTGAGTATAAGGATATTAAAATCAATATTCTGGATACGCCGGGGCACAAGGATTTTGCTGAAGATACTTTTAGAACTTTAACCGCAGTGGATAGTGTGATCGTGGTAATTGATGTAGCAAAAGGGGTTGAGGAGCAGACAGAAAAACTTGTGGAAGTTTGCCGTATGCGTAATATCCCTATGATCGTTTTTATCAATAAACTGGATCGCGAGGGTAAAGATGCCTTTGAACTTTTAGATGAAATTGAACAGAAACTGAATCTAACGGTGACTCCGCTTTCTTACCCAATTGGGATGGGTTACGATTTTAAGGGAATCTACAATATTTGGGAGAAGAACGTCAATCTTTTTACCGGTGATCCAAGAAAAGATATTGAAGATACGATAGAAATTTCAGATTTAAGTTCTTCAGAATTAGATGACCTTATAGGCAATACAGCTGCTAATACGCTTAGAGATGAGTTAGAGCTTGCCCAGGGTGTTTATCCTGAATTTGATAATAAGGCCTATCTGGAAGGCCGTTTACAACCGGTATTTTTTGGGTCGGCTTTAAATAATTTTGGCGTACGTGAGCTTTTAGATTGTTTTATTGAGATCGCTCCACCACCAAGGCCAAAAGAAAGTGATATTAGAGTGGTAGAACCTGCTGAAGATAAATTTACAGGCTTTGTTTTTAAAATCCATGCCAACATGGATCCTAAACATCGCGATCGATTGGCATTTATAAAAATTGTATCTGGTAAGTTTGAAAGAAATAAAAATTACCTTCACGTTCGTCACAACAAAAATTTAAAATTCTCTAGCCCAAATGCTTTTTTTGCTGAGAAGAAAGAAATTGTAGATACCTCTTATGCCGGAGATATTGTGGGACTTCACGATACCGGAAATTTTAAAATTGGGGATACTCTTACTGAGGGTGAAACTTTAAATTACCGCGGAATCCCAAGTTTTTCGCCAGAGCATTTTAGATACATTAACAATGCCGATCCTATGAAATCTAAACAATTAGAAAAAGGGATTGACCAGTTGATGGATGAAGGTGTAGCCCAACTTTTTGTACTAGAGTTTAACGGTCGTAAAGTTATTGGAACTGTTGGAGCTCTTCAGTTTGAAGTTATTCAATACCGTTTAGAGCACGAATATGGTGCCAAATGTACTTATGAAAATCTTAATGTCTTTAAAGCTACCTGGGTAGAAGCAGAAGACGAAAAGAGCGAGGAATTTAAAGATTTTAAACGAGTGAAGGCGAAATTTCTGGCAAAAGATAAACAGGATCAGCTGGTATTTTTAGCTGATTCCCAGTTTTCTTTACAAATGACGCAGCAAAAATACCCCTCGATTAAGTTTCATTTTACTTCAGAATTTTAG